The sequence below is a genomic window from Henriciella marina DSM 19595.
GACAGGCCCAGCGAAAGCCGGTCGAGCGTCGAGGCGAGCAGGAAACCATGCTCGCCGTCTGGTAGCTCCGCATGCCTTTCGCCCGCCGAAAGGCGGGATGGCCGCAGCAGCGGCTGCCCATCCTCTGCCAGAAAATGGTAGGGCCGTGCAGCAAGCCTTACGAGGGACGACGCAATCGCTAACGGGCCGCGCTGACCTTCGCCGAACATATGCTGCTGAACGTGGTCCATAGCCAGCGCCAGCGCGCCGGTGGAGAGCAGAAATCCCACCTGTGGACGAGGCAATCCGCCGCCTTCGACAATCAGGGCTGTCTGCCGGGTCAGGCTCTGTTGTTGGTCGTCTGGCCCCGGGGCCGCAGCAGCAAGGCGCGCCAAGTCGTCCAAGCTGGTTTTGCGGAGGCCGAGCCGCTCATGCGCGAGATTGGTGCTGCCGCCGGGCAGGATACCAAATTTGAGCCGGGAGAGGCAATCAGGGTCGAAAGCGTAACAGGCGGTAAGGACCGCCAGCACCGTCCCATCGCCGCCCTCAATGAGGAAGGTGTCTCGCCCCTTGCGTAAGACGTTTCCAATTGCCTCATCAAATGCCGGTGCAGCTTCGAACTGGACAAGCGGCAGGGATGGGTCGCGGCGCGCCAGCACTTCCAGCCTTGAGCCCTTGCGGGAAACGAGATGGCTGCGCTGGTTGACGACAAGGGCGGCACCGCCCTTCACGTGGCTTCCTCAGTGCGCAATGTCAGCCATAGACCCACAAAGATCAGCGTACCGAGCGGCACCAGCTGCCCCACCCATCCACTAAAGGCACCGCTTTCAGCCAGCGTCGTGAAGATGCCGTCTGCGACCAGGTAGACGAAACCTATAGCGAGCGCGATCATTGCGGAGATTTCTCCGGTTTCGCGGCGTCCTGCGCGCTGCATCAGCGGCACGGCCAGAAGAAGCAGGGCAAGCGCAACGATGGGCATGCTGAACCGGTCTATCAGCCAGACGAGATAAGCACTGGAAGGCCGGCTGCCAGAGCCGCGAAGATCATAGAGCTGCAAGAGGTCCGGGATCGACAGGAAGCGAGGATAGGTCTGCAGCTTGAACAAGCTGTCGGGCGTCTGCCGCGTCGTCCACAGCCGGGGAGCCACGGTCTCTCCATCCAGGGAGTGCAGCACTTCGGTATCTGCAAGTGCCCAGGCGCCCGCTTCGTAGGTGGCGTTCGCTGCTTTACTGACCGACTCGACATAGCCTTCGGGCGACAGGACAAAGAAGGTGAGGTCCTCAACGTTATTCTCGCTAATGTTCCCGATGCGCACGAGCTGGTCGGCTTCCGACACCCAAACCGCCCGCTCATCACCCGCCTGCTCCATGAGGGCGGCCGGGCCCAACCAGTCGGTCAGGCTGCGCGCGGCGGGTGGATTGACCAGCGTCACGATCAGGGCGCTTAGCGCACCGACAACGAACAGGCAGGGACCAAGGGCCCGCAGCTGCCCGAAGACAGACATGCCGGTCCCAAACAAGGCGACAATTTCATTGCGCCGGATGAGCGAGAGATAAGTCACCAGCACGGACAGGAAGATGATGATGGCAAAAGTGCTATCGAAGATGAGCGGCAGGCGCAGCACAACAAAGCGCAGCCGGTCGACAAGGCCTGCATCGGTTGGCAGAAGCTCGCTGTTGCCGAGCGAATCGAGCAGGCTCACCAGCGTGAGCACCGCAAAGGCGACGCCCGCAAGTCTGCCTAGATAGAGCCTTGAGAGATACAGGCTGACTTGGTTCATGCGTCCTGACCTGAAGCTGTGAAGGCAAGGTCGTCATTGCGGGCGCTGGGCGCCCGGTCGGGCTTGAGGATGGACTCCCCGGCAACCCGAGAGAATGCATACCCCCCGGCGCAGAGCGTGACGACAAGAACTGGCCAGGAGCCCGCCCACGCCGGTATCGCGCCGGTGCTGGCGGTCTGCAGTCCATATTCCAGCGCCTTCTGAACAATGAGCAGCGCAATGACGCCGAGCACGATACCGCCCGCACGCGGCCGCCGTCCAAGATTGACGCCGGGCGGGAAGGCGAGGACTGGCAGAATGAGGATAAGAAAGGCGCGGCTTAGCTGGTCATGCAGCAATGCGCTGGCAGCTGTCTGCTCAACGCGCGGAAAAGCCGAGACGTCGCCCAGCTCCAATACTGTAAGCTCTCGCTCGTCATTGCCCCGGGCGCGAAAACTTGCCGTCTCGGGTTCGATAGGCCATCGAATGCGATCAAATGAGACGCTGGGGGACTCCGTGCCATCGCGCCGGTCAGGCGGCAGCAACGTGGCGCCGCGCCCGTTTTCCAGAATAAGCCCCACCGTGCCTTGCTCGGATTCCAGCAACGCACCAGACGGCGCGGAGATATAGCGTTCGCGGCCATCAGGCGGAGTTTCCAGTATGAAGGTGCTACCGAGCTTGCCGCCACCAAACTCCCTATGCTCGGTCCATACGGTGTAATCGTCGATCTGGACGAAGCGCCCTTCCTGGAAAGCGGCCTCAAAGGACTGGGTCTGGATGCCGTGGACGGT
It includes:
- a CDS encoding LptF/LptG family permease, giving the protein MNQVSLYLSRLYLGRLAGVAFAVLTLVSLLDSLGNSELLPTDAGLVDRLRFVVLRLPLIFDSTFAIIIFLSVLVTYLSLIRRNEIVALFGTGMSVFGQLRALGPCLFVVGALSALIVTLVNPPAARSLTDWLGPAALMEQAGDERAVWVSEADQLVRIGNISENNVEDLTFFVLSPEGYVESVSKAANATYEAGAWALADTEVLHSLDGETVAPRLWTTRQTPDSLFKLQTYPRFLSIPDLLQLYDLRGSGSRPSSAYLVWLIDRFSMPIVALALLLLAVPLMQRAGRRETGEISAMIALAIGFVYLVADGIFTTLAESGAFSGWVGQLVPLGTLIFVGLWLTLRTEEAT
- a CDS encoding LptF/LptG family permease — encoded protein: MFTECVRLFASLCGLVLSILLIERLIRIVEVVADTENGALVAVSIIVNLIPHYLQLAIPAALFLAMIISIDRLSRSGELVTMLSAGLSLKHLSRPFFILAGIAAIASLIISGFLQPLGRYSYRQTVHGIQTQSFEAAFQEGRFVQIDDYTVWTEHREFGGGKLGSTFILETPPDGRERYISAPSGALLESEQGTVGLILENGRGATLLPPDRRDGTESPSVSFDRIRWPIEPETASFRARGNDERELTVLELGDVSAFPRVEQTAASALLHDQLSRAFLILILPVLAFPPGVNLGRRPRAGGIVLGVIALLIVQKALEYGLQTASTGAIPAWAGSWPVLVVTLCAGGYAFSRVAGESILKPDRAPSARNDDLAFTASGQDA
- a CDS encoding diacylglycerol/lipid kinase family protein; this encodes MKGGAALVVNQRSHLVSRKGSRLEVLARRDPSLPLVQFEAAPAFDEAIGNVLRKGRDTFLIEGGDGTVLAVLTACYAFDPDCLSRLKFGILPGGSTNLAHERLGLRKTSLDDLARLAAAAPGPDDQQQSLTRQTALIVEGGGLPRPQVGFLLSTGALALAMDHVQQHMFGEGQRGPLAIASSLVRLAARPYHFLAEDGQPLLRPSRLSAGERHAELPDGEHGFLLASTLDRLSLGLSPFWGDDGKGGLNVTYAPWPLAGLRRALLRVASGWGLPALQGRGYRSFASSSLNFTVDSPLMLDGELLALDRPASVRVKTTEEIQWLR